A stretch of Apodemus sylvaticus chromosome 18, mApoSyl1.1, whole genome shotgun sequence DNA encodes these proteins:
- the LOC127668899 gene encoding beta-defensin 40-like: MKICFLLLILSLSCFHINPVAGLDTVKCLQGKNNCHIRKCPWFLITVNTCYKGKGSCCQKRRWFA, encoded by the exons ATGAAGATCTGCTTTCTGCTGCTGATCCTCTCTCTATCCTGCTTTCACATCAACCCAG TTGCTGGCCTTGACACAGTAAAATGTCTCCAAGGAAAAAACAACTGTCACATTCGGAAATGCCCATGGTTTTTAATTACAGTTAACACCTGTTATAAAGGAAAAGGCAGCTGTTGCCAAAAACGTCGTTGGTTTGCCTGA